One Faecalicatena sp. Marseille-Q4148 DNA window includes the following coding sequences:
- a CDS encoding substrate-binding domain-containing protein — MVSGKKGFIITEMILGLLAAVLAVSMLLGKGEQKRNKVSVILQNADDSRWASAKYGLKTAGEDFGVEVTIVNMESGSTAKKQRQMIETELKNGADALIVQPAAGAKAESAVTQVRKNIPIMLLESISSKDSEKKEWAVTEPDNYEMGQNLAKELLKDYNENLQGKRIGILAETMDMETIRRRDEGFRDAIKEANGEIIWSVAGSFTEASGTLTSWPKVDIVIALDDRSVKTAGRYAAGNQLWGAVVYGIGHSTEAVYYLDTRNVECLVVPDEFDAGYQSLKEVAQALEKFWPEMKSRRIAHTVFRRACLFTKESQKILFTMSQ, encoded by the coding sequence ATGGTAAGTGGGAAAAAAGGATTTATTATAACGGAAATGATATTGGGGCTGCTGGCAGCGGTGCTTGCGGTAAGTATGCTGCTTGGAAAAGGCGAGCAGAAGCGGAATAAAGTGTCTGTAATCCTGCAGAATGCAGACGACAGCCGGTGGGCATCTGCAAAGTATGGACTGAAAACTGCCGGGGAAGATTTTGGAGTGGAAGTTACGATCGTAAATATGGAAAGCGGTTCCACGGCTAAGAAGCAGAGGCAGATGATTGAGACGGAATTAAAAAACGGAGCCGATGCCTTAATTGTGCAGCCGGCAGCCGGAGCCAAAGCAGAGTCGGCGGTGACACAGGTTAGAAAAAATATCCCGATCATGCTGCTGGAATCTATTTCTTCGAAAGACAGTGAAAAGAAAGAATGGGCGGTAACAGAACCGGATAATTATGAAATGGGACAGAATCTTGCTAAGGAACTTCTGAAAGACTATAATGAAAATCTTCAGGGAAAACGGATTGGAATTTTGGCCGAAACAATGGATATGGAGACAATTCGCAGGCGGGACGAAGGATTTCGAGATGCAATAAAAGAAGCGAACGGAGAAATCATCTGGTCTGTGGCAGGCTCCTTTACAGAAGCCAGTGGTACACTTACAAGCTGGCCGAAAGTAGATATTGTAATTGCACTGGATGACAGAAGTGTGAAAACAGCAGGACGCTATGCGGCGGGAAATCAGCTTTGGGGAGCAGTCGTATATGGAATAGGGCATTCGACAGAGGCAGTATATTACTTGGATACAAGAAATGTAGAATGTCTTGTTGTTCCGGATGAGTTTGATGCGGGATATCAAAGTCTGAAGGAAGTGGCACAGGCACTGGAGAAGTTCTGGCCTGAGATGAAAAGCAGAAGGATTGCGCATACAGTTTTTCGGAGAGCTTGTTTGTTTACAAAGGAGAGCCAGAAAATACTTTTTACAATGAGTCAGTAG